In one window of Nothobranchius furzeri strain GRZ-AD chromosome 11, NfurGRZ-RIMD1, whole genome shotgun sequence DNA:
- the ralbp1 gene encoding ralA-binding protein 1, which yields MTECFLPPSSSPAEQRRAEHPGGVARTPSSEEISPTKFPGLYRANEHSPPHDGHHHEAPDTYVSDDDKEHSKKKNKFKKKEKRTEGYAAFQEDSSADEAESPSKMKRSKGIHVFKKPSFSKKKEKDFKVKEKGPKEEKAKDKKSKDLTAADVVKQWKEKKKKKKPVAESEPVPVETPTIRPIFGAPLGEALKRTALYDGIQLPSIFRECVDYIENYGMKCEGIYRVSGMKSKVDELKAAYDREECPCLEEYDPHTVASLLKQYLRELPENLLGRDLAQRFEDACGRQTEAEKVTEFQKLLTEVSPESRLLLSWLVTHMDHVIARESDTKMNIQNISIVLNPTIQIGNRVLYIFFTHVKELFGDVVLKPVVRPLRWSNMATMPALPETQESVKEEIRRQEFLLNRLHRDLQAGVKDLSKEERLWEVQRILTALKRKLREAKRQECESKIAQEIASLSKEDVSKEEMTENEEEVINLLLAQENEILTEQEELISLEQVLRRQIATEKEEIERLRAEIADIQSRQQGRSETEEYSSDSESESEDEEELQMILEDLQKQNEELENKNTHLNQAIHEEQEAILELRVQLRLLQNHKQQQVLTVQPPTEQAPPTQLSPDVCIEDQTKRSVPAVVAAATDTPAATNGKMGKDPSKPSPSKDGRDTNM from the exons ATGACTGAGTGCTTCCTACCCCCCAGCAGCAGCCCTGCAGAGCAGCGCAGGGCTGAGCACCCGGGGGGCGTTGCTCGTACCCCCAGCTCCGAGGAGATCAGCCCTACCAAGTTCCCCGGGTTGTATCGTGCCAATGAACATTCGCCGCCTCATGATGGACATCACCACGAGGCACCTGACACATACGTCTCTGACGATGACAAGGAGCAcagcaagaagaagaacaagtTTAAAAAGAAGGAGAAAAGGA CTGAGGGATACGCCGCCTTCCAGGAGGACAGTTCGGCAGATGAGGCGGAGAGCCCCTCCAAAATGAAGCGCTCCAAGGGAATCCACGTGTTCAAGAAGCCGAGCTTCTCCAAGAAGAAAGAGAAGGACTTTAAGGTGAAGGAGAAGGGCCCCAAAGAGGAAAAGGCCAAAGATAAAAAGTCCAAGGACCTGACGGCAGCAGATGTGGTCAAACAatggaaggagaagaagaagaagaagaagcctgTTGCAGAGTCAGAGCCAGTCCCAGTGGAGACCCCCACCATCAGGCCCATCTTTGGAGCCCCGCTGGGTGAAGCGTTGAAGAGGACGGCTCTGTACGACGGCATCCAGCTGCCCTCCATCTTCAGAGAATGTGTGGACTACATAGAAAACTATGGCATGAAGTGTGAGGGTATCTACCGGGTCTCAG GTATGAAGTCTAAGGTGGATGAACTGAAAGCCGCCTACGACCGTGAGGAGTGCCCCTGCCTGGAGGAGTACGACCCCCACACCGTCGCCAGTCTGCTGAAGCAGTACCTCAGAGAGCTGCCCGAGAACCTGCTGGGTCGAGACCTGGCCCAGAGGTTTGAGGACGCCTGCGGTCGGCAGACGGAGgccgagaaagtgacggagtttcAGAAGCTGTTGACTGAAGTGTCTCCTGAGAGCCGACTTCTCCTCTCCTGGCTCGTCACACACATGGACCATGTCATCGCCCGGGAGTCGGACACCAAGATGAACATTCAGAACATCTCCATCGTCCTCAACCCCACCATACAG ATTGGGAATCGTGTCCTTTACATCTTCTTCACACACGTGAAGGAGCTGTTTGGGGACGTTGTCCTGAAGCCGGTGGTGCGGCCGCTCCGATGGTCCAACATGGCAACGATGCCGGCTCTGCCCGAGACGCAGGAGAGCGTCAAGGAGGAGATTCGTCGTCAG GAGTTCCTGCTGAACCGTCTGCACAGAGACCTGCAGGCAGGTGTGAAGGACCTTTCCAAAGAGGAGAGACTCTGGGAGGTTCAGAGAATCCTGACTGCTCTGAAACGCAAGCTGAGGGAGGCCAAACGGCAG GAGTGTGAGAGTAAGATAGCTCAGGAAATCGCCAGTCTGTCAAAGGAAGACGTGTCAAAAGAAGAAATGACCGAGAATGAAGAGGAAGTAATCAACCTGCTTTTAGCACAG GAGAACGAGATCCTGACGGAGCAGGAGGAGCTGATTTCTCTCGAGCAGGTGCTGAGGAGACAGATCGCCACGGAGAAGGAGGAAATTGAAAGGCTGCGGGCAGAGATAGCAGACATTCAGAG TCGGCAGCAGGGTCGCAGCGAGACGGAGGAATACTCCTCAGACAGTGAAAGTGAGAGTGAAGATGAGGAGGAGCTGCAGATGATTCTGGAAGATTTGCAGAAACAAAATGAGGAACTAGAG AATAAAAACACTCACCTGAACCAGGCCATCCACGAGGAGCAGGAAGCCATCCTGGAGCTTCGAGTTCAGCTCCGCCTCCTGCAGAACCACAAACAACAGCAAGTGCTGACTGTCCAGCCTCCAACCGAGCAGGCTCCGCCCACACAGCTGAGCCCGGATGTCTGCATCGAAGACCAGACCAAACGCTCCGTCCCTGCAGTGGTTGCAGCTGCCACCGATACACCTGCCGCCACCAACGGAAAAATGGGCAAGGATCCTTCGAAGCCCTCGCCGAGCAAAGACGGGAGAGACACCAACATGTGA
- the rab31 gene encoding ras-related protein Rab-31: MAIRELKVCLLGDTGVGKSSIVCRFVQDHFDHNISPTIGASFLTKTVPCGNELHKFLIWDTAGQERFHSLAPMYYRGSAAAVIVYDITKLDSFQTLKKWVKELKEHGPEDIVVAIAGNKNDLGDIREVPMKEAKEFAESIAAIFIETSARNAVNVEELFQRISKQIPPLENPDVESNDSFKITRQPASTARRCC; this comes from the exons ATGGCGATAAGGGAGCTCAAAGTTTGTCTTTTAGGG GACACTGGAGTTGGTAAATCCAGCATTGTTTGCAGATTTGTCCAAGATCATTTTGATCACAACATAAGCCCGACCATAGG AGCATCATTCCTGACTAAGACGGTACCGTGTGGAAATGAGCTACATAAATTTCTAATCTGGGACACGGCCGGACAGGAACGG TTTCACTCATTAGCTCCTATGTACTACAGAGGATCAGCTGCTGCTGTCATCGTCTATGACATAACCAAACTG GACTCTTTCCAGACACTGAAGAAGTGGGTTAAGGAGCTGAAGGAGCACGGCCCAGAGGACATCGTTGTAGCTATCGCAGGGAACAAGAATGATTTAGGAGACATCAG GGAAGTTCCTATGAAGGAAGCAAAGGAGTTTGCAGAATCAATCGCAGCTATTTTTATTGAGACCAGCGCCAGAAATGCCGTCAACGTCGAGGAGCTGTTCCAGAGAATCA GTAAACAGATTCCGCCTCTGGAAAATCCTGATGTGGAAAGCAATGATTCCTTTAAAATCACCCGGCAGCCTGCCTCCACGGCCAGGAGGTGCTGTTAG
- the vapal gene encoding VAMP (vesicle-associated membrane protein)-associated protein A, like, translating into MSKPDQVLILDPPCDLKFKGPFTDVVTSNLKLKNPSERRVCFKVKTTAPRRYCVRPNSGVIDAGATVNISVMLQPFDYDPNEKSKHKFMVLTIFAPPNVTDMDSLWRDAKSDELMDSKLRCVFELPSENDKVNDIEATRAAPAMNSVKAEPTSAAMPAAADDAEMKKMLERCKRLQSEVNKLSEENRQLKEEGNRMRKMPRSDHMTSNSTNVLGRENSVAFLPSLLVVIAAIFIGFFSGKFIL; encoded by the exons ATGTCCAAGCCGGATCAGGTTTTAATCTTAGACCCTCCCTGCGACCTCAAATTTAAAG GTCCTTTTACAGATGTAGTTACCAGTAACCTCAAATTGAAGAATCCCTCTGAGAGAAGAGTGTGTTTCAAAGTCAAGACAACAGCTCCACGAAGGTACTGCGTACGGCCAAATAGTGGAGTCATCGATGCTGGTGCAACCGTCAACATCTCTG TTATGCTACAACCATTTGACTATGACCCCAATGAGAAAAGTAAACACAAATTTATGGTGCTGACCATTTTTGCCCCACCAAATGTTACTGACATGGACTCTTTG TGGAGAGACGCAAAATCTGATGAACTCATGGATTCCAAACTGAGATGTGTCTTTGAGCTGCCTTCTGAAAATGATAAAGTG AATGACATTGAAGCAACAAGAGCAGCCCCGGCGATGAACTCTGTGAAAGCAGAGCCGACATCAGcagctatgcctgctgctgcagatgATGCTGAGATGAAGAAAATGCTGGAGAGGTGCAAGAGGTTGCAATCTGAGGTCAACAAGTTGTCTGAGGAGAACCGGCAACTAAAG GAGGAAGGCAATAGAATGAGAAAAATGCCCCGCTCGGACCACATGACGTCAAACTCAACTAACGTCCTTGGCCGGGAAAATAGCGTCGCCTTTCTGCCCTCTCTCCTCGTCGTCATAGCAGCCATCTTCATTGGATTTTTCTCTGGGAAGTTCATCTTGTAG